Proteins co-encoded in one Meiothermus sp. genomic window:
- a CDS encoding nucleotide sugar dehydrogenase yields MQTVVDPKTLLLQRIEDKTAVVGVVGMGYVGLPFAVEKAKVGYRVVGIDRSAKRVAMINQGQNYIGDVKDEELRDLVAQGLIRATTSFEEVPELDVIVIAVPTPLTKNLVPDLQYVEGVTREIARYLRPGQLVSLESTTYPGTTEEVMLPILEQSGLKLNQDFFLAHSPERVDPGNARYTTKNTNKVVGGVGPQSLEVAVAFYSKTINHVVPVSSAKAAEMVKVFENTFRAVNIALVNELTLLCDRMDLNVWEVLDAAFTKPFGIMPFYPGPGVGGHCIPLDPHYLEWKAKEYNFNTHFINLAGEINRKMPEFTVDKAARVLSQHGKPLRGAKVVLLGMAYKANLDDYRESPAIEVFKLLQKQGAEVVFHDSWTPHVEEHGLVADSVELTDELLQNADLVIITTNHSNVDYARVVALSKVVLDTRYATRGIKADNVVLL; encoded by the coding sequence ATGCAGACCGTTGTAGATCCCAAAACCCTTTTGTTGCAGCGCATCGAGGACAAAACCGCCGTGGTAGGCGTGGTCGGCATGGGCTATGTGGGCCTGCCCTTTGCCGTGGAGAAGGCCAAGGTGGGCTACCGCGTGGTGGGCATCGACCGCAGCGCCAAGCGCGTAGCCATGATCAATCAGGGCCAGAACTATATCGGTGACGTAAAAGACGAGGAGCTGCGCGACCTGGTGGCCCAGGGCCTGATCCGGGCCACCACCAGCTTCGAGGAAGTACCCGAGCTGGACGTGATTGTAATCGCCGTGCCCACGCCCCTGACCAAGAACCTGGTGCCCGACCTGCAGTACGTGGAGGGCGTGACCCGCGAAATTGCCAGATACCTGCGGCCCGGCCAGCTGGTGAGCCTCGAGTCCACCACCTATCCGGGCACCACCGAAGAGGTCATGCTGCCCATCCTGGAGCAAAGCGGCCTCAAGCTGAACCAGGACTTCTTCCTGGCCCACAGCCCCGAGCGGGTAGACCCCGGCAACGCCCGTTACACCACCAAGAACACCAACAAGGTGGTGGGCGGGGTGGGGCCCCAGAGCCTCGAGGTGGCGGTGGCTTTTTACAGCAAAACCATCAACCACGTGGTGCCGGTGAGCAGCGCCAAAGCCGCCGAGATGGTCAAGGTGTTTGAAAACACCTTCCGGGCCGTGAATATCGCTTTGGTCAACGAGCTTACCCTCCTGTGCGACCGCATGGACTTGAACGTCTGGGAGGTGCTGGACGCCGCTTTTACCAAGCCCTTCGGCATCATGCCTTTCTACCCCGGCCCTGGCGTGGGCGGCCACTGCATCCCCCTCGACCCGCACTACCTCGAGTGGAAGGCCAAGGAGTACAACTTCAACACCCACTTCATCAACCTGGCGGGCGAGATTAACCGCAAAATGCCGGAGTTCACCGTGGACAAGGCCGCCCGCGTGCTGAGCCAGCACGGCAAGCCTTTGCGGGGGGCCAAGGTGGTACTCCTGGGCATGGCCTACAAGGCCAACCTGGACGATTACCGCGAAAGCCCGGCCATCGAGGTCTTCAAGCTCCTGCAAAAGCAGGGGGCCGAGGTGGTCTTCCACGATAGCTGGACGCCGCACGTGGAGGAGCACGGGCTTGTGGCCGACAGCGTGGAGCTGACCGACGAGCTGCTGCAAAACGCCGACCTGGTGATCATCACCACCAACCACTCCAATGTGGACTACGCCCGCGTGGTGGCCCTGTCCAAAGTGGTGCTCGACACCCGCTACGCCACCCGGGGGATCAAAGCCGACAACGTGGTGCTGCTCTAG
- a CDS encoding glycosyltransferase family 4 protein, translating into MRFLFLTQYFPPEIGAAQVRLASVIRELVRLGHQVEVLTAMPNYPTGRVFEGYRGKLWLEEDWEGVRVVRTWIYPAMGTGPKRLLNYFSFVLSALGGLLKVQKPDYIFVESPPLFLSLTGYLASRRFGVPFIFNIADLWPDSVRQLGLMKEGPLLRLAEGLEGWSYRQAHFITAVTEGIQKVLLEEKKVPAHKVLYLPNGVDTDLFKPMPPDLALARELGLEGKKIILYAGNHGYAHGLEVALQAARLLTDPQVVLVLIGDGSEKPRLKQMAQEMGLTNVRFLDPKPPAYITRLYSLAVAGLSTLRDSPLFEMTRPVKIFAGMSCAKPILYAGQGEGARLVEGARAGLVSLPEDAQTLAHNIMAVAQNPHLAEQLGQNGRRYVETHLSWSVLIENWLYQLQSQQPKAEKVPV; encoded by the coding sequence GTGCGTTTCTTGTTCCTAACCCAGTATTTCCCCCCCGAGATCGGCGCAGCCCAGGTGCGGCTGGCTTCGGTCATCCGCGAGCTGGTGCGGTTAGGGCATCAGGTAGAGGTATTAACGGCCATGCCCAATTACCCCACCGGGCGTGTGTTTGAGGGTTACCGCGGCAAACTCTGGCTCGAGGAAGACTGGGAAGGGGTGCGGGTGGTGCGCACCTGGATCTACCCCGCCATGGGCACCGGCCCCAAGCGGCTGCTTAACTACTTTAGCTTTGTGCTGAGCGCGCTGGGTGGACTGCTAAAGGTTCAAAAGCCCGATTACATCTTTGTGGAATCGCCGCCCCTATTCCTGAGCCTAACGGGCTACCTGGCCTCGAGGCGCTTTGGTGTGCCTTTTATCTTCAACATAGCCGATCTCTGGCCGGACTCGGTGCGCCAGCTCGGCCTGATGAAGGAAGGCCCTTTGCTGCGTTTGGCCGAGGGCCTGGAAGGCTGGAGCTACCGCCAGGCCCACTTCATCACCGCGGTGACCGAGGGCATCCAGAAGGTTTTGCTGGAAGAGAAAAAAGTGCCCGCACACAAGGTGCTCTACCTGCCCAACGGGGTGGATACCGATCTTTTCAAACCCATGCCGCCCGACCTGGCCCTGGCAAGGGAGCTTGGCCTCGAGGGCAAGAAAATCATTCTGTACGCCGGCAACCACGGCTACGCCCACGGCCTGGAGGTGGCCCTGCAGGCCGCCCGGCTCCTGACCGACCCACAGGTGGTGCTGGTGCTCATCGGCGACGGCTCGGAAAAACCCCGCTTGAAGCAGATGGCCCAGGAGATGGGGCTTACCAATGTGCGATTCCTGGACCCAAAGCCCCCCGCCTACATCACCCGGCTTTATTCGCTGGCCGTAGCCGGCCTTTCCACCCTGCGCGACTCCCCACTCTTCGAGATGACCCGCCCGGTCAAAATTTTTGCCGGGATGAGCTGCGCCAAACCCATTCTCTACGCTGGACAGGGGGAAGGGGCGCGGCTAGTGGAGGGGGCTCGAGCCGGCCTGGTAAGCCTCCCCGAAGACGCCCAAACCCTGGCCCACAACATCATGGCGGTGGCGCAAAACCCCCATCTGGCCGAGCAATTGGGCCAGAACGGGCGGCGCTATGTGGAGACCCACCTGAGCTGGTCAGTGCTCATCGAAAACTGGCTGTACCAGCTTCAATCCCAGCAACCCAAGGCCGAAAAAGTTCCGGTGTAA